The segment TCACCACGTTGACCTGGGTCGAGTAGGGGATCTCCTCGCGGTAGAGTTCGAAGATCTTCTCGCGGATGATCTCGGCGACGAAGAAGCGCTCGGGGTGCTCGGAGAGTTGGTCCTTCGGGTAGTAGGGCGGGCCGAGCGGGAGGCGATCCAGGATCTGCGCGAGGACTGTGTCGAGGTTGAACCGGGTCTTGGCCGAGACGGGGATGACGGCGTCGAAGGCGCGGAGGCGGTTGTAGGTCTCGACGAGGGGAAGGGCCTCCTCCTGCGCGATCAGGTCGATCTTGTTGAGCAGCAGGACGGCCGGGCGCTCGCCGAGGCGTTTGATGGCCGCATCCGGCGTGCCCGCGTGCGCGGCGTCGACCATGAAGAGGAGTACGTCGGCGTCGTTCACCGCGAAGTCGACCGCGTACATCATCGCCTCGTGGAGCCGGTACTTCGGCTTGACGATGCCGGGCGTGTCGAGGAAGACGATCTGATGGTCGTCGCCGGATAGGATGCCGAGGACGCGGTGCCGCGTCGTGCTTGGCTTGGCGGTCACGATCGAGAGCTTGCGCCCGACGAGTGCGTTCATCAGGGTCGACTTGCCGACGTTCGGCGGGCCGACGAGCGCGACGTACCCGCTCCGGTGGGTGGCCGGGTCGAAGGCGTCAGGAGCCGACGGGTCGGGCGCGGGGAGGTCGTCAGGCATGGACGGCGGCGGAGAGGATCTGCTGGTAGGCGCGCACGGCGGCCGGGAAGCCCATCCACAGCGCGTCGGCCGTCAGGGCGTGCCCGATCGACACTTCGAGCACGCCGGGGACGGCCTGCGTGAACGGTCCGAGGTTGGCGAGGTTCAGGTCGTGCCCGGCGTTGACGCCGAGGCCCGCCGCCTGGGCCGCCTCGGCAGCGGCGGCGAAGCGAGCCAGCTCGGCCGAGGCGTCGCCACGCTCGAACGCGACAGCGTACGGCTCGGTGTACAACTCGACCCGGTCCGCGCCGACCTCGGCCGCTGCCGCCATCGCGCCAGCGTCGGCGTCCATGAACAGGCTGACCCGGCAGTCGAGCGAGCGGAGGCGTTCGACGACAGGTGCTAGCCGCTCAGCGTCGCGCCCGAGGTCCCAGCCGTGGTCCGAGGTGCGCTGCCCCGGCGTGTCCGGCACGAGCGTGCACTGGTCCAGCCGCCCTAGCTCCGCCGCACGCTCGGCGAGGGTGAGGAAGCCGGGGTACGTCCCGGCGGCCTCGGCGAATGGGTTGCCCTCGATGTTAAACTCGGCCCCGTTGCCCTCGGCCGCGAGGAGGCCGGCGAGGGCAGCCACGTCGGCGGGGCGGATGTGACGCTCGTCGGGGCGCGGGTGGACCGTCAGGCCGTCGGCCCCGGCGCCGAGGCACAGACGGGCGGAGCGCGTCACGCTCGGCACGTTGAGGTCGCGGGCGTTGCGGAGGAGCGCCACCTTGTTGAGGTTGACGCTGAGGGCGGTTCGGACAGTAGCCATGCGGGCGAGAGGTGAGAGTAGGCAAGATACCAGCATAGCCGGAGGGCAACGCCTCCGCGGGACCGGGGTCTACCCAGCGGAAGGCCCCTTTTCATGCTAGGTTGCTTTTTGGGAAAGCTGCCGAGTATTTTGACCGGCCGCCGTGGGGACTCGTTGCAGGCCCTCCGTCTAACCCTTCCCAACCCCGCCTCTTCACCCAACCAGGGTCCTCTCGCGCAATGGCTATTCTGGCGAATGACACCACCCGTAACGTCGTTCAAATCGTCCTCACGATCGTCATCGTCGCGCTCGGGTACCTGCTCTACCGCAGTATCCGCGGGCCCCAGGAGATAGAGGATCGCAGAATAGCGCTCGAAGCACTGACCCAGGAGCGGATGGGTCACATCCGCGACGGAATGCGGGGCTACGAGTTCCGCTACGACCGCTTCCCCAGCACGCTCGACTCGCTCCTGACAGCGATCCGCACGGACTCGTTCATGGTCGCCAAGCGCGACAGCATCTTCGGGCTGGAGGAGGGGGAGATGCTGGACCTGGACTCGCTGCTGTTCTCGTCGCGCGGCGGCGAGCGGTTCGACCTGAACGTGGTCCGCGACGACAGCACAGGCGTGACGGTCTACCTCCTCGAAGACCCCAACTCGGACAACTTCGTCGGGACCGACGACCCCGAGCGGGCGGCGGGGATGCTCAACGCCGCGAGCTGGGAGTAGCGCGGGCCGACCGCTAACCGGAGGGGAGATGGACGGGTCACGCACGCGAGCAGGCATCGAGCTTCTGGGCCGCGTGATGCGCTACGCCGAGGTCGATCTCGGCGGTGCCTCGGGTGAGGGGCGGCGGCTGCGGCGGCTCGGGGCTTGCGACTTCGACTTCGGCGTCGCCGAGACCCTGCTCGCGCTCACCGGCCCGTCGCACCTCGACACCGTCACGACGGCGGTGCGCGAGATCTTCGACGGGTCCGAGGCCGAGACGCTGCAGGTGGTGGTGCACCCGTGGAACAGCACCTCGTTCTTCTCCCCACTCCCCGAAGGGATGCCACCTGCGGAGCGCTTCGAGCAGCTCCGGCAGGAGGCCGCGATGCTCTCGGACGCCAGCATCGCCCGCCCGGTCCGGGTCAAGACGACGCCCGTGCGGATCGAGACCCAGGCCGAGGGCCGCCGCGTCCACTGGCACCACGTCCTCCGGTTCTCCGAGTCGATCCACGCCCGGCTGGCCCACATCGCGGCCAGCGTCTCCGATGCCGAACCGGCGGTGAAGCACGAGGTGGCGGACACGACCGGAGCCGCCGCCGCCGTCCTCGCCCAGATTCACCGGGAGGAGGACGAGTCGTTCGTGCTCGCCGTTGGGGTCTACGGCAGCCGGACGGAGTTCGCCCTCTGCCGCGGTGCGACGTGGCACTTCGGCCACTACGCCGAGGCCGACCTGCAGACGGACGGGACCTACTTCGCAGCCGCGATGCTGGACCGGCTCGACGTCCGCCCGGCCGACGTCGGGCACCTGTACCTCTACGGCGAGCCCGGCGCGACGAGTGCCGCCGCCAGCCTCGAAGCCCTGCTCGGCCTGGAGGCGGCTCCGCTCAACCCGCTGCTCGCGCTCGGGCAGGCCCCCGGCGGGGCCGACCCGCTCGCCCTAGCTGCCTTCGTTCCCGTCCTCGGCGCCCTGCTGAGGTAATCCGTTCGCCTACGGCGAGGCCGCTCGCCCGATGGGACACCCGGCTGGGCGGGCGAACCAGAAACCAGGAACCCTCGCTATGCGCATCGTCGGCGGCAGGCTGCGGGGGCACCGGCTCCGCGCTCCGAAAGGCGCGACGCGCCCCACGACCGACCGCACGCGCGAGGCCATCTTCAACCTCGTCCAGAGCCGCCTCGACCTCGCCGCCGCGCGCGTGCTCGACCTCTTTGCCGGCAGCGGCGCGCTCGGGCTCGAGGCCCTCAGCCGGGGCGCGGCCGAGGCCGTCTTCGTGGAGCAGCGCGGGGCGGCGCTCCGCACGGTGCGGGACAACGCGGCCGCCCTCGGCGTGGCGGAGGCCTGCGCGTTCCACCGCGCGGACGCCCGGCGCTTTCTGGAGCGAGAGGCGGCCCGCTACGACCTCGTCCTCGCCGACCCGCCCTACGCGCTCGCCGACCTCGACCGGCTGCCTGACCTCGCGCTGCCACGCCTCGCACCGGGCGGCCTCCTCGTGCTGGAGCACAGCGCGGACCGCAGCTTCGGGCAGCACGCTGCGCTGGCGACGAGCCGGGGCTACGGGCAGACCGTCGTGAGCCTGTTCCGAATGGATGAATCCGCCGGGTCGTAACATTGCGGTAATGCCGGCCGGCTAGCTTCGCCCGCCTCGTCCGTTGCGTCTCCACGCCGCCCACCTCTCCATGCCTCAGCGCCTCCTCCAAGTCCTCTCGCTCGTCCTGGTCCTGCTGCTTTTCTTCATCAGCCTGGAGCTGATGGGCGACTCGTTCAAGCTGATGGGCAAGGGCGTCGCGGAGAACCTCGTGAGCACGACGCGGAACCCGTTCGTCGGGCTGTTCATCGGCATCCTCGCCACCTCGATGGTGCAGAGTTCGTCCACGGTGACGGCGATGGTCGTCGGGATTGTGGCGGGCGGCGGGCTGACCGTCGCGGGTGCCGTCCCGATCATGATGGGGGCCAACATCGGGACGAGCGTCACCAACACGATCGTTTCGCTCGGGCACATCACGCGCAAGGACGAGTTCCGCCGGGCGATGGCCGGGGCGACGGTCCACGACTTCTTCAACCTCCTCGCCGTGGCCGTCCTCTTCCCGGTGGAGCTGTTGACCGGGGCGATCTCGCGCTCGGCGCACGCGCTCGAAGAGGCGGTGATCGGCCTCGGCGGGGCAGACCTCCTCAGTCCGGTCAAGGTGATCACCGACCCCGTCGCCGAGTGGGTGATCGGGCTGGCAAGCGAGAACGGGATCGTGGTGCTGCTCGTGGGTGTGGTCGGGCTGTTCATCGCGCTGCGCTACCTGGTCAAGCTGCTGCGGGCGCTCCTGCTCGGGCGCAGCGAGAAGCTGCTCCACAAGTACGTCTTCGGGCACCCCCTCGCCGCGCTCTTCTTCGGCGTCGTCATCACGGTCATGGTGCAGTCCTCGTCGATCACGACGAGCGTGATGGTCCCGATGGTCGGGGCCGGGATCGTGACCGTCGCGCAGATCTTCCCGTTCGTCCTCGGGGCCAACATCGGGACCACGGTGACCTCGATCCTCGCGGCCCTCGTGCTGGCCGGCGGCACCGGGGCCGCCGGCGAGGCGGCGCTGACGGTCGCCTTCGCGCACTTCTTCTTCAACGTCTTCGGCATCGCCCTGCTCTGGCCGCTCCCCTTCCTCCGCCGCGTCCCGATCTGGCTGGCCGAGAAGCTGGGCGAGCTGTCGGTCAAGAACCGGGGCTACGCCTTCGGCTACATCGCGCTCGTGTTTTTCGTCCTGCCAGTCCTCGTGATCGTCGGGACGCGCGGGCTGGACACGACGTTCTACGAGGAGGTGCTGCCCGAGGAGTCGCTGGAGGTCCCGGAAGAACTACGCCTCCCCGGCGAGGCGTCTACGGAGGACAGCCTAGAGGCGCTCTAGCGCAGCGGCAAGCTCATCTTGACGGGCTTGTCATCCTGAACTCGCTTCGACGGGACGCGCTCCAGATCCCGGATCGGGGTCCGGGATGACAGGAAGGATTAGCCGAGGTCGAAGATGTCGGCCTGCTTGGGCGGCGGGGTGAGGCCGAAGTGGTCCCACGCCCGCGCCGTGGCGATGCGCCCACGCGGCGTCCGGGCGAGGAAGCCCTCCTGGATCAGGTACGGCTCGTAGACCTCCTCGACGGTCCCCGGGTCCTCGCTGACAGCGACGGCGATCGTGCTGACGCCGACCGGCCCGCCCTCGAACTTCTCCATCAGCGCGAGCAGGATGCGGCTGTCCATCTCGTCGAGGCCGGCCTCGTCGACGTCGAGCGCGTTGAGGGCGTGGTCGGCGAGGGCGACCGTGATCCGGCCCTCGCCCTCGACCTCGGCGAAGTCGCGCGCGCGGCGGAGCAGGCGGTTGGCGATGCGCGGCGTGCCCCGGCTCCGGCGGGCGATCTCGTGCGCGCCCTCCTCCTCGATCTCGACGCCCACAATCGCGGCCGAGCGAAGGACGATCCGGCGGAGGAGGTCGGCCGTGTAGTAGTCGTAGCGGAAGTCGATCCCGAAGCGGGCCCTCAGCGGGGCGGTGAGGAGGCCCTTCCGGGTCGTCGCGCCGACGAGGGTGAACGGCGGCAGCGAGATGCGGACCGAGCGCGCCGACGGGCCGGAGTCGATCAGGATGTCGATCGCGTAGTCCTCCATCGCGGCGTAGAGGTACTCCTCAATCACCGGGCTCATCCGGTGGATCTCGTCGATGAAGAGCACGTCGCCCTCGTCGAGGTTGGTGAGGATGCCGGCAATCGAGGCGGGCTTGTCGAGCGCCGGCCCGCTCGTCGTCTTGAAGGCCGCCCCCATCTCCTCGGCGACGATGGCGGCGAGCGTCGTCTTCCCGAGCCCCGGCGGGCCGGAGAGCATGACGTGGTCGAGCGACTCGCCGCGCTGGAGGGCGGCCGTGATGAAGATGCGGAGGTTGTCCTTGATCTTCTGCTGCCCGACGAACTCGCCGAGCGACTGCGGGCGGAGCTTCTTCTCGAAGTCCTCCTCGGTGCGCTCGGGCTGGGCGGAGACGAGGTTGCGGTTGTCCATCGATCTGCGTGGCTGGCGGTCACGGCGGTTGGTCTGAGGCAGCAAAGTACGGCCCGTCGCTGACAGCCTCGTGTCAGGTGTGGAGGGTGTGGAGGGTGTGGAGGGTGTGGAGGGTGTGGAGGGTGTGGAGGGTGTGGAGGGTGTGGAGGGTGTGGAGGGTGTATCAGGAAAAACCGCAAAAGCTACCGAGGTCACCGCGCTCCGCGCCAGAACAACCCTCCCAACGCTCCACGCCGAGACCCTCCCACTCTTCCCTCTCCTCCCACTCCGCGCCGCAGGCGCAGCCCTCCCGGCCCTCCACGCCGAACCGGCTCCGCTCTCCCAACCTTCCCGCCGTTGGGAGTTAAAAAACGACGGCTCACTCCCGATAACATTGACATCGGTCCAGCCCGGGCCGTACCCTAGTGGTACCATGTTTGCTATCGACCATGTCCTCGTCTCCGACGCCCTCCTCGACGCGCCCTTCGCCTGCCACCTCGGCCGGTGCCTCGGCGGGTGCTGCGTCCACGGCGACCGCGGCGCGCCCCTCGAACCAGACGAGCGCGCCGAACTCGAACGCGCCCTCCCGGTCGTCGCCCGCGACCTCCGGCCCGAGGCGCTCCGCGTCATCGACGAGCAGGGCGTGTGGGTCGAGGAAGAGCCGGGCCACTACGGCACGTCCTGCGTGGACGGGCGCGAGTGCGTCTTCGTGGTCTACGAGGGGAAGGTCGCCAAGTGCGCGCTCCAGCAGGCCTACCACGCCGGCCGCCTCGACTTCGAGAAGCCGGTCTCGTGCCATCTCTTTCCGGTCCGCATCGAACCCATCGGCGGGACCGACGTCCTCAACTACGAACAGATTGGGCTCTGCAAACCCGCCGTCCGGCACGGCCGCCGGCGCGGCACGCAGCTCTACGACTTCCTCCGCAAGCCCCTCACCCGCAAGTACGGCGCGGCGTGGTACGAGCAGTTTCGGACCGCCTGCGCCGAGCGCGCCGCCATCTTGTTCGACACGGCCTAGCTAGCCCCTCACCCCGCTCCGCCATGCTCAACCTTCAGCAGAAGCAGTCGCTCCAGCAGAAGCTCTCGCCGCAGCAGATCCAGTACATCAAGCTGCTGCAGCTCCCCACGCTGGAGCTCGAACAGCGGATCAAGGAGGAGATGGAGATCAACCCCCTCCTCGAAGAGGGCGAGGAGGAGGAGGAGCAGGTCGTCCAGACCGAGGCCGACGAGCACCCCCAGGCCGAGGCGAAGGAGGCCGAGAAGGAGCGCGAGGCCGAGGGCGACAGAGACGACGAGTTCGACTGGGACGAGTTTCTGAACAGCTCGGACGACCTCTACGGCTACAAGGCCCGCGTGGACCACTCCGCCGAGGAAGAGCAGCGCGAGATCCCGATGCCCTACAAGTCCTCGATGGCCGAGCACCTCCGCGACCAGATCGGGATGCTCGACTTCGACAGCACCCAGGAGCTCATCGCCGAGCAGATCATCGGGTCGATCGACGAGGACGGCTACCTCCGGCGGCCCATCGAGTCGATCGTGGACGACATCATGTTCAGCCAGGGCCTGATGCTGACCGACGACGACGTGGAGAAGGTTCTGAAGCGGCTCCAGCGCCTCGACCCCGTCGGGATCGCCAGCCGCGATCTCCGCGAGTGCCTCCTCGTCCAGCTCGAAGCGATGTCGGACGAGGTGGACGGCCGCGAGACCGCCATCGACATCGTGCGCGAGACGTACAAAGCGTTCACGATGAAGCACTTCGACACGCTCCTGCGCAAGCACAACCTCCACGAAGAGGAACTCAAGGAGGCGTTCGACCTCATCCAGCGCCTCGACCCCAAGCCGGGCGAGGGCGCCTTCGCCGCCAGCACCAACTACGTCACCCCGGACTTCACCGTCGAGGTCGTGGACGACGAGTTCATCATCTCGCTCAACGGCCGCAACGCGCCGGAGCTGCGCATCAACCGGCACTACCGCCAGATGTGGCACGAGCTCTCGGCCAAGAAGAACGGGAAGGCCACCGGCGGCAAGAGCGACACCAAGCAGTTCCTCAAGAACCGGATGGAGAGCGCCCGGTGGTTCATCAACTCGATCAACCAGCGCCGCGCGACGATGATCAAGGTGATGAACGCGATCGTCGAGCTCCAGGAGGACTTCTTCCGCGAGGGCGAGGGCAACCTCAAGCCGATGATCCTCAAGGACGTCGCCGAGCGCATCGGGATGGACATCTCGACGATCTCGCGCGTGGTCAACGGCAAGTACGTCCAGACCGAGTGGGGCGTCTACGAGCTCAAGTACTTCTTCTCCGAGGGCCTCTCGACCGAGAGCGGCGAGGAGATCTCCAACAAGGAGGTCAAGGCCATCATCGAGCGGATCGTGGCCGAGGAGGACAAGGAGAAGCCGCTGTCCGACCAGAAGATCGCGTCGATGCTGGAGGAGCGCGGGTTCAAGATCGCCCGCCGCACCGTGACGAAGTACCGCGAGCAACTCGGCGTCCCCGTTGCCCGCCTCCGCAAGGAAATCGTCCTGGCGTAGCGACGAAGGGCGAACGACGGGTGTCGAATGGTCGTCACGCGGCGCGCGTCGTGCGAGCGAACGCGATGAAGTCCGTCCACGGTGGGTCTACGTCGAGGGCACGAAGGGCGGTCGCCGCTTGGCCCCGGTGGTAGTGGCTGTGGAGGAACACGTGGGTCAGCACGTCGGCAACCGGCGTGCGGTACTCAGCCCCCTTCGAGTTGTGGTAGACCGCGTCCTGCTCTAGCCCGTCGTCGTCGAGGAGGTCCACGAACGCACCAAGCGCGTCGGCGGCCTGAGCGACGAGCGCGCGGCACCCGTCGGCGTCCACTTCGGGCCAGAAGTCGGCGGTGTGGCTTGCGGGCTGCGTGCCGGCGATGCGGCGGAGCCAGACCCGTTCGGACTCGGCGGCGTGGGCGAGGAAGCGGATCGGGCGCTCGTGCGCGTCGCGGAGCACCTCGGCGAGGCAGCAGTTCGCCCAGGCATCGTACCGGGCGAGGCGTCGCAGGCTGTCAAGGTCAGACGCGGTAGAAAGCACGGGGTTAGAGAACGGATGGATGTCTCTCCGACCCCATCGTGAGGTGGCAGGCTCGGGCTGGCGAGGGCGATGCGGCGGCGGAGCGGTGAAATCGGACGGACAGTCGGGGCAAAGGGAACGCGTCCCCCACCAACCATCAGCGCTGTCAGTCGAAACGAGGCAGGTCGCGAGGTTGGCATACGAATTGGAGAGAAGACCTGTAACCCTTAGAGAGTTCCCCTCCACCGTCCCACGGTCCACCCCCATGACTGCCTCCGTTGCACGCCCCGCCCTGCCTCTCCTTTTCGCCCACTACGTCGCCGGCAAGATGGCGCAGTCGCAGTGGGACCAGTTCGCCGACGCCTTCGACGAGGTGGAGGCGACGGCCGAAGAGCGGGCGGCCTTCGCGTGCTTCTACCTGGAGAACG is part of the Bacteroidota bacterium genome and harbors:
- the era gene encoding GTPase Era — translated: MPDDLPAPDPSAPDAFDPATHRSGYVALVGPPNVGKSTLMNALVGRKLSIVTAKPSTTRHRVLGILSGDDHQIVFLDTPGIVKPKYRLHEAMMYAVDFAVNDADVLLFMVDAAHAGTPDAAIKRLGERPAVLLLNKIDLIAQEEALPLVETYNRLRAFDAVIPVSAKTRFNLDTVLAQILDRLPLGPPYYPKDQLSEHPERFFVAEIIREKIFELYREEIPYSTQVNVVTYEERPGQKDFIDAEIVVERDSQKGILIGKRGSGLKKLGQFARRDIEAFVGSEVYLQLHVKARADWRNREGFLRSYGYDV
- a CDS encoding pyridoxine 5'-phosphate synthase, whose protein sequence is MATVRTALSVNLNKVALLRNARDLNVPSVTRSARLCLGAGADGLTVHPRPDERHIRPADVAALAGLLAAEGNGAEFNIEGNPFAEAAGTYPGFLTLAERAAELGRLDQCTLVPDTPGQRTSDHGWDLGRDAERLAPVVERLRSLDCRVSLFMDADAGAMAAAAEVGADRVELYTEPYAVAFERGDASAELARFAAAAEAAQAAGLGVNAGHDLNLANLGPFTQAVPGVLEVSIGHALTADALWMGFPAAVRAYQQILSAAVHA
- the rsmD gene encoding 16S rRNA (guanine(966)-N(2))-methyltransferase RsmD gives rise to the protein MRIVGGRLRGHRLRAPKGATRPTTDRTREAIFNLVQSRLDLAAARVLDLFAGSGALGLEALSRGAAEAVFVEQRGAALRTVRDNAAALGVAEACAFHRADARRFLEREAARYDLVLADPPYALADLDRLPDLALPRLAPGGLLVLEHSADRSFGQHAALATSRGYGQTVVSLFRMDESAGS
- a CDS encoding Na/Pi symporter, with the translated sequence MPQRLLQVLSLVLVLLLFFISLELMGDSFKLMGKGVAENLVSTTRNPFVGLFIGILATSMVQSSSTVTAMVVGIVAGGGLTVAGAVPIMMGANIGTSVTNTIVSLGHITRKDEFRRAMAGATVHDFFNLLAVAVLFPVELLTGAISRSAHALEEAVIGLGGADLLSPVKVITDPVAEWVIGLASENGIVVLLVGVVGLFIALRYLVKLLRALLLGRSEKLLHKYVFGHPLAALFFGVVITVMVQSSSITTSVMVPMVGAGIVTVAQIFPFVLGANIGTTVTSILAALVLAGGTGAAGEAALTVAFAHFFFNVFGIALLWPLPFLRRVPIWLAEKLGELSVKNRGYAFGYIALVFFVLPVLVIVGTRGLDTTFYEEVLPEESLEVPEELRLPGEASTEDSLEAL
- the ruvB gene encoding Holliday junction branch migration DNA helicase RuvB → MDNRNLVSAQPERTEEDFEKKLRPQSLGEFVGQQKIKDNLRIFITAALQRGESLDHVMLSGPPGLGKTTLAAIVAEEMGAAFKTTSGPALDKPASIAGILTNLDEGDVLFIDEIHRMSPVIEEYLYAAMEDYAIDILIDSGPSARSVRISLPPFTLVGATTRKGLLTAPLRARFGIDFRYDYYTADLLRRIVLRSAAIVGVEIEEEGAHEIARRSRGTPRIANRLLRRARDFAEVEGEGRITVALADHALNALDVDEAGLDEMDSRILLALMEKFEGGPVGVSTIAVAVSEDPGTVEEVYEPYLIQEGFLARTPRGRIATARAWDHFGLTPPPKQADIFDLG
- a CDS encoding DUF3109 family protein, which codes for MFAIDHVLVSDALLDAPFACHLGRCLGGCCVHGDRGAPLEPDERAELERALPVVARDLRPEALRVIDEQGVWVEEEPGHYGTSCVDGRECVFVVYEGKVAKCALQQAYHAGRLDFEKPVSCHLFPVRIEPIGGTDVLNYEQIGLCKPAVRHGRRRGTQLYDFLRKPLTRKYGAAWYEQFRTACAERAAILFDTA
- the rpoN gene encoding RNA polymerase factor sigma-54; translated protein: MLNLQQKQSLQQKLSPQQIQYIKLLQLPTLELEQRIKEEMEINPLLEEGEEEEEQVVQTEADEHPQAEAKEAEKEREAEGDRDDEFDWDEFLNSSDDLYGYKARVDHSAEEEQREIPMPYKSSMAEHLRDQIGMLDFDSTQELIAEQIIGSIDEDGYLRRPIESIVDDIMFSQGLMLTDDDVEKVLKRLQRLDPVGIASRDLRECLLVQLEAMSDEVDGRETAIDIVRETYKAFTMKHFDTLLRKHNLHEEELKEAFDLIQRLDPKPGEGAFAASTNYVTPDFTVEVVDDEFIISLNGRNAPELRINRHYRQMWHELSAKKNGKATGGKSDTKQFLKNRMESARWFINSINQRRATMIKVMNAIVELQEDFFREGEGNLKPMILKDVAERIGMDISTISRVVNGKYVQTEWGVYELKYFFSEGLSTESGEEISNKEVKAIIERIVAEEDKEKPLSDQKIASMLEERGFKIARRTVTKYREQLGVPVARLRKEIVLA
- a CDS encoding DinB family protein — encoded protein: MLSTASDLDSLRRLARYDAWANCCLAEVLRDAHERPIRFLAHAAESERVWLRRIAGTQPASHTADFWPEVDADGCRALVAQAADALGAFVDLLDDDGLEQDAVYHNSKGAEYRTPVADVLTHVFLHSHYHRGQAATALRALDVDPPWTDFIAFARTTRAA